In Sphingomonas oryzagri, the genomic stretch AGCGGGAATGATGGTTGCGTCGGTCATGCCTTGCCCCTAACAGGGCGCCTCTTTCTTTCCCACAGGCAATTCCTGCCGCAACAATCGAGCAGTCTTATGGCCCGTATCGTGATGAAGTTCGGTGGCACGTCGATGGCGGGCATCGAGCGTATTCGCAACGTGGCGCGGCAGGTGAAACGCGAGTGGGCCAAGGGCGAGCAGGTCGCGGTGGTGGTCTCCGCCATGTCGGGCGAGACCGATCGCCTCGTCAATTTCTGCCGCGAGGCCTCGCCGCTCTACGACACCAAGGAATATGATGTCGTCGTCGCGGCGGGCGAGCAGGTGACCAGCGGCCTGCTGGCGATCGCGCTGCAGGCGATCGGGGTTCCGGCGCGCAGCTGGCTCGGCTGGCAGCTGCCGATCCGCACCAGCGACGCGCACGCTTCGGCCCGCATATCGACGATCGACACGGAAGCACTCAACGCCAGCCTCGCCAACGGCGAGGTCGCGGTGATCCCCGGCTTCCAGGGGCAGACCGAGGACGGCCGCGTCACCACGCTCGGCCGCGGCGGTTCGGACACGAGCGCCGTGGCGGTGGCGGCGGCGATGAAGGCCGATCGCTGCGACATCTATACCGACGTCGACGGCGTCTACACGACCGACCCGCGCATCGTGCCCCGCGCGCGCAAGATCCCCAAGATCACCTACGAGGAAATGCTGGAGCTGGCGTCGGTCGGCGCCAAGGTGCTCCAGACCCGCTCGGTGGGCCTCGCCATGAAGGAGAAGGTGCGCGTGCAGGTGCTCTCCTCCTTCGGAGACCCTGACGCCGAGCCCACCCCCGGCACCTTCGTGGTGGGGGAAGACGAAATCGGAGAAGGCCAAGTGGAACAGCAGCTCATCACCGGCATCGCCTATGATCGCAACGAGGCGAAGATCACGCTCGTCGCGGTGCCCGATCGCCCCGGCGCGGTGGCCTCGATCTTCAACCCGCTGGCCGAGGCGAGCATCAACGTCGACATGATCGTGCAGAACGTCGCGCACGGCACCGGCTCCACCGACGTCACCTTCACCGTACCCGGCGCCGAACTGGCCCGCTCGCTCGACGTGCTCGAAAAGGCGCGCGAGACGATCGGCTACGAGAAGCTGGTCCCCGATACGGAGGTCTGCAAGATCTCGGTGGTGGGCGTGGGGATGCGCAGCCACGCGGGCGTCGCGGCGACGATGTTCGAGGCGCTGGCGGCGCGCGGCATCAACATCCAGGCGATCACCACGTCCGAGATCAAGGTCTCGGTGCTGATCCACCAGGACTATACCGAACTCGCGGTGCGCGTGCTGCATACGGCCTACGGGCTGGATGCGGAGGATGCGGCGTAAGGGGAACGCGTGCCGAAAGCGGCAGGACATAGCGCGGGGTGAGAAGGTGGAGGCTCGCCGTTTCCTGGCCCTCGATGGACTTCGTGGGGTAGCGGCGCTTTCCATCCTTCTGTTCCATCGGCGGTGGTGGGTCGCCGGCGGTCACTTTCTCGATCATGCCTGGCTGGCGGTCGATTTCTTTTTCCTGCTGAGCGGCTTCGTTCTCGATCATGCGTATGCGCAACGGCTGCGCGCGGACATGCACCGTGGCCGGTTCCTGCTGCTTCGACTGATCCGGCTGTATCCGATGACATTCGCGGGCGCGGCGATCGGCGTCCTGCTCCCGCTGATCCGCGCGGTCCACAATTCTGTTTTCGATTTTCGCCTTCCTCTCGTGGCGCTGATCAACGCGATGGCCTTGCCGGCGCCGGCCGCGATCTCCGCCGAGCCGTTCGCGATCAACCAGCCGGTCTGGTCCCTGTTTTTCGAGCTGGTCGCGAGCGGCGCGTTCGCAATCGTACTGGCCCGTCTTTCCACCCGCGCGCTCGCCGTGGCCGCCGCCATTGCCGGCGCGATCACGATCATCGTCGTTGCCCATTTTTCGACGCTGGCGGTCGGCAACCACAGGAACGACCTGCCATGGGGACTGGCGAGGGTCGCCACGCCGTTCATCATCGGTATGCTGCTCCACCGATTGCGCGAAGCGGTTCGATGGCTCGCCATCCCGTTCTGGGCGGCGGCGGCGCTTCTCGTTGCGAGCTTCCTGCCCGTATCCGGCGCATGGTGGGATGGCGCCTACAGCTGCATCATGGTCCTGATCGCCTATCCTCTCCTGCTGCTCGGCACGCAGGCGCGGGAACCCGATCCGCAGTGGCTGGGCGTGATCCGCACGGGCGCCTTTCTCTCCTATCCCGTCTATGCGCTCCATTTCCCCATTCTCGCGCTGATCGATCCGATCCAGCGCAGGCTTCCCATGCCGGGGCCGCTCTGGCTGGCGCTGGCCGCCACGATCGTCGTCCTGATCGCGGCGCCTCTCGCGCGCTGGTACGACGCACCGTTCAGGCGGTATCTCCGCACATGGCTCGCCGGAAGATCGGCGATGCAGGACGGCATTGGGTAAGCGAGCATCTTCATCTATGAGGCCGCGATGACCATGACGCACGCCACCGCCGCCTCGATCGGCCACGATCGCCTCGCCCGCCTGATGAAGCGCGGGACAGACTTCCTCGGGAGCGAGGTGGCCATCATGGCCGGCGCGATGTCGTGGGTGAGCGAACGCAACCTGGTTTCGGCCATGTCGAACGCCGGCGGCTTCGGCGTGATCGCCTGCGGGGCGATGTCGCCCGAACTGCTCGATGCCGAGATCGCGGCGACCAAGGCGCTCACCAGCAAGCCGTTCGGCGTCAACCTGATCACCATGCACCCGCAGCTCAACGACCTGATCGACGTCTGCGCGAAGCACGGTGTCGGCCATGTCGTGCTGGCGGGCGGCCTGCCGCCGGGCGGCGCGATCGAGCGGATCAAGGCCTCCGGTGCCAAGGTGATCTGCTTCCCGCCGACGCTCGCCTTCGCCAAGAAGCTGATCCGCTCGGGCGTCGATGCGCTGGTGATCGAGGGGATGGAGGCCGGCGGCCATATCGGCCCGGTCTCGACCAGCGTGCTGGCGCAGGAGATCCTGCCGGCCGTCGCGGCCGAGCTGCCGGTGTTCGTCGCCGGCGGGATCGGGCGTGGCGAAGCGATGGCCGGCTATCTGGAGATGGGCGCGGCCGGCGTACAGCTCGGCACGCGCTTCGTCTGCGCGACCGAATGCATCGCGCACCCGAACTTCAAGAAGGCGTTCATCCGTGCCTCGGCCCGCGACGCGACCGCCTCGGTACAGATCGATCCGCGCCTGCCGGTGATCCCCGTCCGCGCGCTCAAGAACGCGGCCGGCGAGCTGTTCACCGCCAAGCAGCGCGAAGTCGCCCAGGCGCTCGACGAGGGCAAGGTCGAGATGATGGAGGCGCAGCTGCAGATCGAGCATTACTGGGCTGGCGCGCTGCGCCGCGCGGTGATCGACGGCGATGTCGAGCATGGCTCGGTGATGGCCGGTCAGTCTGTGGGCATGGTGACCAAGGAGGAGCCGCTGGCGGATATCCTCAAGAGCCTAGTCGACGAGGGCGCCCACGCGCTGGAGCGCCGCTCGGGCGGCTGAGCAACACAGCCCGGAAATCCGTTCGTGTCGAGCGCAGTCGAGACACGCGCCGTAATCGATACGCCCGCCTCACGTCGCTCGACTCGCTCGGGACGAACGATCGTCTCAAGAACGGTTCAAGGCGCGTTGCTCGCCACCACGGCGGGCGCCTGTTCGCCATCGTCCAGCGTCGGGGCGTTCGGATCGGCGGGCGTCGTGTCCGGCACGACCGGCAGCGCGTCGGCCATCGTCGTGCCACCTTCGGTGATCGCCACCTCGCCGCCCAATGCCGTCTCGTCATAGAGCGCCTTGGCGAAGGCATCGGGCAGGTGCACGCAGCCGTGCGAGCTGCGATAGCCTGGCACGCCGCCGGCATGGAGCGCCACGCCGTCCCAGGTCAGCCGCTGCATGTAAGGCATCGGCGCGGAATTGTAGAGGTTGGAGCGATGCTTCACCTCCTTCTGCAGGATCGGATAGGTGCCGAGCGGCGTGTCGTAGCCGTCCCGCCCGGTCGATACGGTGGTGATGCCGATCAGCGTATCGCCGCGATAGACGAAGGCGACCTGGCGCATCAGATCGACCACCATCTGCACCTTGCCGTCGCCGCCCAGCTCCGGATGCCAGAGATACTGCCCGGCCTTCAGCGCATCGGCATCGGCGACGGTGAGTTCGGTCGCGCTGCCGTCGGTCACAGGATCGATGACGACCTGCGAGGGTTGCGCGATCGCTACGGTGGGCGCGGCGATCGCCAGCAGGGATGAGGCCACAAATAGCAGGGCCGAAGACGAGCGGATCATGAATCCCTTTCCTCCCGACACGACTCCGCCCACGCCGCCGATCACGCGATCAGCGGAGCAATGGATCGGAAATCCTTGATGGAAGGGATAACGACAAACGCGACGATTGGTGCCGCTGAAGCGCCACAATTGTCACGGTTGCGCTTGACGAAAGCCGAAACGGCCGGATCAGCGCGCGCCGACGCGCTCCGCAATGGCGGCGTAAGCGGCGAGGCGCCGGATGGCCGCTTCGTGAATGCCCGGCGGCGTCACCAGCACGCCGAACGCCTCGGCGCTGGCCGTGTTGAAGGCCATCGGCACGCCGAGCGCGTCGGTGACGCTCGCACCCGCCTCGGCCGCGATCAGCACGGCGGCGGCGATATCCCACTCATGACCCCAGCGGAGCGTCGCCACCAGGTCGGCGTCGCCCGCCGCGACCATCGCGATGCGCAGCGCGATCGAATTGGGCTTGGACACGGCGACGAGATCGGCGTCGCGACGCGGCAACTGGTCGGCCGGCACGCGCGCGCCAGTGATCGTATCGCGCGGTGCGACGCGAATGGCCGCGCCGTTGCGCCACGCCCCCTCGCCCGCCTGCGCCGTCCACACCTCGCCCCGTGCCGGGGCATCGAGCACGCCGAGGATCGGGCGCCCGTCCTCGACCAGCGCGACCGAGACCGCCCAGCCGGTCCGCCCGCGCAGATAGTCGCGCGTGCCGTCGATCGGATCGACCACCCACACGCGCCGCGCGCCCAGCCGCGCCTTGTCGTCGGCGGTCTCCTCGGAGAGCCAGCCGGCTTCGGGGTCGATGGCCGCCAGTCGCCCCTTCAGGAAATGATCGACCGCGAGATCGATCTCGCAGACCGGCTCGCCGCCCGCTTTCTCCCAGCGCCGGAAGCCGTCCTTCGCCTTGCCGAGCGCCAGCGCGCCCGCCTCTGCGGCGACCGCCGCGACCGCCTCCAGGCGCGGATCAGGCACCGGCGACCGTCATCCCGTCGATGCGGATGGTGGGAACATCGGTGGCGCGCTCGAAGACCAGATCGCTCGCCGGGGTGAGCGCGCGGAACATGTCGCGCAAGGTGCCGGCGATGGTGATCTCGGCAACGGACGCGCCGATTTCCCCGTCCTCGATCAGAAAACCAGCGGCGCCGCGCGAATAATCGCCGGTCACCGGGTTCACGCCCTGCCCGATCAGCTCTGTGACGTAGAGGCCGCGCTTCACGTCCTTCATCAGCTCGGCCGGCGAGAGCGCGCCCGCTTCCATATAGAAGTTGGAGGTGCCCACCCCAGGCGGCCCGCCGATGCCGCGCTGGGCGTTGCCGGTGGGTTGCAGACCAAGCTGGCGGGCGGACGCGCTGTCGAGCAGCCAGCCAGTCAGCACGCCGTCCGCAACCAGTTCGCGCCGCGCGGTCGGCAGCCCCTCGCCGTCGAACGGCTTGGAGCCGAGACCGCGCACGCGATGCGGGTCGTCGACGATGGTGATGCCCTTGCCGAACACCTCGGTCTCCAGCGCGTCGAGCAGGAAGCTCGTCTTGCGGGCGATCGAGGAGCCGGTGATCGCGCCCGCCAGATGGCCGAGCAGGCTCGATCCCACGCGCGGATCGAAGAGGATCGGCATCGCGCCCGACGAGAGCTTTGCCGGGTTGAGCCGCGCGACGGTGCGTTCGCCGGCACGGCGGCCGATCGCCTCGGCGGCTTCGAGATCCTCAAGGTGGCGGGCCGATCGGTGCGCGTAATCGCGCTGCATGTTGGCGCCCTCGCCGGCGATCACGCTGGCCGAGCAGCCGTGGCCGCTGGTCGCGTAGCCGCCCGCGAAGCCGTGGCTGGTCGCGAGCGCGATGATCGTGCGGCCGTGGCTGGCCGACGCGCCCTCGCTGTTGGTGACGCCCGCGACGGCGCGCGAGGCGTTCTCCGCCTCCAGCGCGCGCGCCCTCAGCGCCTCGGGGGAGACGGTGGCGCCGTCATCGCCATCGACCGACGGGGCATCGCCGCGCAGCAGCCGATCCTCCGGCGCGAGGCCGGCATAGGCATCCTCCGGCGCCTCCTTGGCCATCGCGACGGCGCGGTCCACCAGCGTAGCGAGCGCGTCCTTCGACAGATCCGACGAGGAGACGCTGGCCGATCGGCGGCCGACGAAGAGCCTGAGGCCGATCGTCTCGCCCTCCGATCGCTCGACATCCTCCAGCGCGCCGAGCCGCACCGAGACCGAGGTCGACTCGTTGCAGACATAGAGCGTGTCGGCGGCATCGGCCCCGGCCCGCTTCGCGAGCGCGACGAGATCGTGGACGCGGGTCTGGGCTTCGGCGACGGTCAGCATGGATCGCACTTAGGAAGCCCGCCCACCGCCGTCTAGCCCGCGCTGCCCACCGCGAGCGCCGCCATCGCCATCAGCAGGCCTGCAGTGCGGTTGGACCGGAAGCGGTGAAGTGCGCCGTGCGGCTCGGCCGGATCGAGGGTCCACACCTGCCAGCCGAGGTGCAGCGCCATCGGCAGCAGCGCCAGCACCGCAAGCGGATCGGGCCGCCGGAGCCAGTAGGCGACGCCCCACAGCAGCAGCGCGCCGACATAGCAGGCGGCTACGCCGGGCCGCACATGCCGCCCCATCGCGCGCGCCGAGGACTTCACGCCGGCCAGCACGTCATCCTCGATATCCTGCAGCGCGTAGATCGTATCGTAGCCGACCACCCACAGGATCGATCCGGCATAAAGCAGCAACCCGGCCGGTGCGACATGCCCCGCTACCGCCGCCCAGCCGACCAGCGCCGCCCACGAGAAAACGATGCCCAGCCACGCCTGCGGCCACCAGGTGATCCGCTTCATGAAAGGATAGCAGGCGACGGGCGCGAGGCTCGCCATGCTGATCCAGCGCGCCGGCCAGTTGAGCGCGACCAGCACCGCGAAGCCGATCAGGCAGAGCGCGATCAGGAACGCCCAGGCGCCCTTGAGGCTCACCCGCCCGCTCGCCAGCGGACGATCCCGCGTGCGCGCCACGCGGGCATCGAGGTCGCGATCGACGATGTCGTTATAGACGCAGCCCGCCCCGCGCATCGCGACCGCGCCGATGCCGAACAAAGCGATCAGCCGCACCGCATCGAGGCCCGGCGCACCCGCCAGCAGGATCGCCCAGCAGCCCGGCCAGAACAGCAGCCAGCCGCCGATCGGCCGGTCGAAGCGGGCGAGCAAAGCATAAGGCCGCGCGCTGGCGGGCAGCAGCCGCAGCAGGCCGCGTGTCTCGGTATCGGGAACCGCCGTGTCGGAAGGGATCGCCGTCATGCCCCGCCCCTACCGCGAACGGCGGCGCGTGACTACGGCTCAGCCGGCGGCCTTGATCGCCTCGCCCACGTCGAGCGTCTCGCCCTTCGTCACGATCACCGTGTCGCCCAGCTTCGCCTGCCCGAAGGCGAGCTTCGCGAACTCCACCGGAACCGCGACGCAGCCGTGGGTCGCGCCATCGCGGCGCATGTGCGATCCGTGGATGGTGACCCCATCGTTGGTCAGCCGCATCATATAGGGCATCGGCGCGTCGTAGAGGTTGGAGACGTGCGTCGCATCCTTCTGCGAGATGGCGAACACGCCGAGCGGGGTCGGGTGGTCGTCCGCCCCGTACATGATCGCCGCAGCCCCTATCTCGTAACCGTCGCGAAACACCGACATCACGCCCGCCGCCAGATCGACGGTGATGACGATGCGGCCGGTCTTGGGCGCGCCGTCCTCGTTCCACACATAGTCGCCGATCTTCATCGGCTCGGGCACGTCGAGCACGCGCTTCACGGCATAGCCGGCGTCGGCCCTGATCGGCGACTGCGCGGCGACCTTCACCGGCTTAGCCACGGGCTTCGGCGCAGAATGCACCGCCGCCGGCTGCGCATCGGCCACGCCACCGCCGATGTCCGCGATGCGCACGACGGCGGGCGCCAGCGCGGCGACACCGACCGCGATCGCCAGCCCGACCTTGTGGCGCATGATGAAGGAGGTAAGGCGCTGCATGAGGCCGGTCTATGCCATGGCGGGATTAACGGAAAGCGAGCGCCCCCGCGCATCGCCCCATCGCGGGACGACACAGGACGCGCTAAGGACGGGCCATGACCGCCACCCCCGCCTGGCCGCCCGAAAGCGCCCCGCGCCTGTTCGTCGACCACCCCCTCTCCGAAGGCGCCGAGGTCGTGCTCGATTCCACGCAGGCCAATTACCTGCTCAACGTGATGCGGCTGAAGGCGGGCGAAGCGGTGCGCTGCTTCGACGACCAAACGGGGGAGTGGGCGGCCGAACTCTGCTCGGCCGGCAAACGCGACGCGCGGCTGCGCATGGTGACGCACATGACGCCACGCGAGCCGGTGCCGGACCTCTGGCTGGTCGCCGCCCCGATCAAACGCCAGCGGATCGACTGGATGGCCGAGAAGGCCTGCGAGCTCGGTGTCGATCGCCTCGTGCCGGTGCTGACGCGGCGCGCGGTGGTGGACAAGCTCAACCTCGATCGCCTGCGCGCGCACACGATCGAGGCGGCCGAACAATGCGGCCGCACCGCGCTCCCCGCGCTCGAAGAACCGGCGAAGCTGGACAAGGTGCTCAGGGACTGGCCCGCCGACCGCACGCTCTATTTCGCCGACGAGACCGGCGGCGAGCCGTTCCGCCCCACCCCTGGCCCCGCCGCGATCCTCATCGGCCCCGAAGGCGGCTTCGATCCCGCCGAACGCGAGGCGATCCGCGCGCTCCCCCAGGCGCGCGGCATCTCGCTCGGCCCCCGCATCCTGCGCGCCGAGACGGCGGCGCTGGCGGCGGCGGCGGTGTGGATGAGCCACGCCGGGGACTGGCGCTGATTCCCGCTTTCCATACCGATCGGTAACCGCTAGGGCGCGGCGATGTCGACCCGCACCGCCTCCACCGCCGCCGATCCGGTCATCGAATCGCGCGACGATCTGCTCGCCGTCTTCCAGAAGGGCGAGAAGCCCAAGGAAAACTGGCGCATCGGCACCGAGCACGAGAAGTTCGTGTTCTGGAAGGATACGAAGCGCGCGCCCTCCTACGAGGAGCCGGGCGGCATCCACGCGCTGATGATCGGCCTCACCAAGTTCGGCTGGACGCCGATCATCGAGGGCGAGAACGTGATCGGCCTCACCGGCAAGGACGGCGGCATCAGTCTCGAACCCGCCGGCCAGTTCGAGCTGTCAGGCGCCCCGCTCGACAACCTGCACGAGACCTGCGCCGAGACCGGCCGCCATCTCGCCCAGGTGAAGGAGATCGGCGACAAGCTCGGCATCGGTTTCCTCGGCCTCGGTTTCTGGCCGGACAAGACGCGCGCCGAGCTGCCGATCATGCCCAAGGGCCGCTACAAGATCATGCTGGACCATATGCCGCGCGTCGGCACGCTGGGCCTCGACATGATGCTGCGCACCTGCACCATCCAGACCAACCTGGACTATTCCAGCGAGGCGGACATGGTGAAGAAGTTCCGCGTCTCGCTGGCCCTCCAGCCGCTCGCGACGGCGCTGTTCGCCAACTCGCCGTTCAAGGAAGGCAAGCCCAACGGCTACCTCTCCTACCGCTCGCACATCTGGACCGACACCGATCCGAAGCGCACGGGAATGCTGCCCTTCGTGTTCGAGGACGGCTTCGGCTACGAGCGCTATGCCGACTACATGCTTGATGTGCCGATGTATTTCGCCTTCCGCGAGGGCGGCTATGTCGATGCGGCGGGGCTTTCCTTCCGCGATTTCCTGAGGGGTGAACTGTCCGTCCTGCCCGGCGAAAAGCCGACCAAGGCCGACTGGAACGACCACCTCTCCACCGCCTTCCCCGAGGTGCGGCTGAAGTCCTTCCTCGAGATGCGCGGTGCCGACGGCGGCCCGTGGAACAAGATCTGCGCGCTGCCCGCCTTCTGGGTCGGCCTGCTCTACGACGATCAGGCGCTCGATGCGGCGTGGGATCTGGTGAAGCACTGGACGGTCGAGGACCATCACCGCATCCGCGAGCAGGTGCCGACGCTGGCGCTCGACACCAAGGGTCCGCGCGGCCGGTCTTTCCGCGAACTCGGCAAGCTGGTGCTGGAGATCGCGCACAAGGGCCTTGCCGCCCGCCAGCGCTTCAACGCGTCCGGCGACGATGAAACCGGCTTCCTTCAACCGCTCCACGAGATCGTGGCGAGCGGCAAGGTGCCGGCGCAGGACCTGCTCGATCGCTACAACGGCGCGTGGGGCGGCGATATTTCGCGGGTGTATGACGAGATGGCGTACTGACGCGCCGTCCTCACATTCGCTGACACGGGCACGCACCCAATGCCGCATCCGGCAATTCGCACCCGGCAGCGAAAAGTCCGCTCATGATTGTCGATCGAAGAGGTTTCGGTCGGTTCTGATTTCATCTTTACGACCGCCATTATCCGTATAGCGCACCTTAATCTTACCATTTGGCAATGAAGGTTATTGCCGATTGCCGCGCCCCACATCGCCCGGCACAGGGTCGACATGCACGCGCGCACGTCCGACAAACCATCGAAACATCGGGAAATCGGGCAAAGCTGGGCGCTGGTCGCCATAGCCGCCGCCGCTGGTCTGGCCTGGGTGATCCGATACGCCCTGAGATATGGGCTAGACATCGCGAACCCGCCGGCCTGGGCGCAGTGGTTCGATCAGGGATGGTACGTCACTTCGGCACGGGCCTTGTCCCACGCTGACCTGTCGGCGTCGCAGCACTGGTATCCGCTCGCTTATCCGATCGTGGCGGCCCCGTTCGCCCGGATCCTGCCGAACGAACCCTTCTTCCTTCCCAACCTCGCGCTCTTCATCGCCACCGCGCTGATTTTCGTGAAGGTGATGCGCAGGCTGGGCATGAACGCCCTCACCGCGACCATCCTGCTGCTGCTTGGCGACATGGCGATCCGCAAGATCGCCGGCCTTTGGACCGTTCCCTGGACGACGAGTCTCTCCGCTCCCCTGATCTGGGGCCTGATCGAACAGGTTCTGTCGATCGTCGACACTCCGCCGGACCGCGCCCCACCGACAATGCGGACCATGCTGCTGCTGGGCGCCACGGCGGCGGCGCTGCCTATCGCCAGACCTACGGATGGCCTGCTGGCGGTGCTGGCCGTCACCTTCGCCGCGATCATGCTGCTTCGCCAGCACAGGCTGAGGATCGGCGGCCTCGGCTGGGTCTGCGCAGGCGGCCTCGCCCTGTGCATACCTTATGGGCTGCTCTACCTCGCAATCTACGGCCCTCATCTGACCGACTATATGCGCGACGCGGCGCAGCAGGGTTTCGCGTTCAGTGACCTGCCCTGGAAAACCTACGTGATCGTGGTCTCGGCCGCACCCTGGTTTCCCGACAGCCCCTCGCTGGTGGAGGCCATGCCGTGGATCCTTCCGGGGTGCGCCGGACTGGCGATCACCCTGATCCATGGGAAACCTCAGGCGCGCACTGCACTGTCTCTGATCGCGCTGCTCGCCATTCCCTATTGCGCGACGTTCATCGCCTATACCGATCTTCAGCCGCCGGGCCTCTGGTCGTTCGGCAATGCACATTATTTCAAGTGGCTGTTTCCGCTTTTCGCGGTGGGATGCTGGCTGTGGCTTCGGGAGTTCCGATCCTGGCGCGGCGCCGGGCGCGCCATCGTGATGTTTGCCCTCTTCCTGCTGCCGACATGCCTGCGGCCGATCCCCACGCCGGTCGCCGACAATGTTCCCGCGCGAATGCTGATGTTCAGGGGCGCGACCAATCGCCCTTGGCAGAGCGCCTATTTCTCACCCGCGACGATCACTGACGACCAAGGCAGCATGGCCAACGTCAACCGGTTCCACCAGGTGCCCGACGATCATGGCGAGCGCGCGATCGCGGTCTGGCGCCTGTTCGCGGGCCGCGCCGTGCGCAACGATCCGAACGAGGCGGCCGCCTATCGAAACGACGAACTGCCCTATGCCCGTTACGCGACGCGCCTGTCCTTCGGCGTGCCGTGCTGGGGACGATTCCGTCCCGAATGTCGCCTGCCGGGGCCGTCCACCGCCGCCCATTGAGCGGCGGTTACTCCGCCGGCGCCACCACCGCCGCGCCGGCCGGCGCCTTGGCCAGCCGCGCAACCTTCACGAACCACCTGGTGATCGCGCCATGCTCGGCCATCCAGCCGGCGTAGGCGGCATAGGCCGGGTCCTCGCGCAGCAGGTGGCGCTCCTCCGTCCGCGCTCGCCAGTAATAGACGCCGCTGATCAGGCCGAGGATAACCGTGTTGCGCGCCGC encodes the following:
- a CDS encoding glutamate--cysteine ligase; translation: MSTRTASTAADPVIESRDDLLAVFQKGEKPKENWRIGTEHEKFVFWKDTKRAPSYEEPGGIHALMIGLTKFGWTPIIEGENVIGLTGKDGGISLEPAGQFELSGAPLDNLHETCAETGRHLAQVKEIGDKLGIGFLGLGFWPDKTRAELPIMPKGRYKIMLDHMPRVGTLGLDMMLRTCTIQTNLDYSSEADMVKKFRVSLALQPLATALFANSPFKEGKPNGYLSYRSHIWTDTDPKRTGMLPFVFEDGFGYERYADYMLDVPMYFAFREGGYVDAAGLSFRDFLRGELSVLPGEKPTKADWNDHLSTAFPEVRLKSFLEMRGADGGPWNKICALPAFWVGLLYDDQALDAAWDLVKHWTVEDHHRIREQVPTLALDTKGPRGRSFRELGKLVLEIAHKGLAARQRFNASGDDETGFLQPLHEIVASGKVPAQDLLDRYNGAWGGDISRVYDEMAY